Proteins encoded within one genomic window of Drosophila willistoni isolate 14030-0811.24 chromosome XL unlocalized genomic scaffold, UCI_dwil_1.1 Seg141, whole genome shotgun sequence:
- the LOC6641239 gene encoding uncharacterized protein LOC6641239 has translation MSLNRVNRNGRDFLQENKQKVAHWETNGRLTAAAAAKRVNLWRPVVLHYSSGLRPFGQRTNTRTRNSVPLHESGKMHSGLAQPYGFHQEERPVRPLTRAARHMAKQQKGMGDEKGRQGGGDSSRMAKQTQTQTQSQTGEIRDSRLAKKSLPKSDHQHVGQLDQVEQPPTSLAVPKQTGDDEDDALSVYSLRSKASQRSNISKISKKSSLHLAGEGGDEEAPLSARSNASLKTIKSAATVRSTCSVKSRATIKSVESVKSQATLKSHMSHKSHKSNATLKSHVSGKSRASSTAKSQVSRRFVAGGESSMPQKSPSSTGHMEGPCCCSQQSHMENERLAALNEAHYKYGKLIEEYNHMPVSEPTLRVRNRKAAIERELDQLDYAINMYDQTHMYYKR, from the coding sequence ATGTCTTTGAATCGCGTCAATCGTAATGGACGTGACTTTCTGCAGGAGAACAAACAGAAAGTGGCCCACTGGGAGACCAATGGACGACTGACGGCCGCTGCAGCTGCCAAGCGGGTGAATCTCTGGCGTCCTGTGGTGCTGCACTATTCCTCAGGACTGCGTCCTTTTGGCCAGCGTACTAACACACGTACACGCAACTCTGTGCCATTACATGAATCGGGTAAGATGCATTCGGGATTGGCCCAGCCCTATGGTTTCCATCAGGAGGAGCGTCCAGTGCGTCCATTGACTCGTGCAGCCAGACACATGGCCAAGCAGCAAAAGGGAATGGGGGACGAGAAGGGGCGCCAAGGCGGTGGCGATTCCAGTCGTATGGCCAAGCAAACACAAACCCAGACCCAATCCCAGACGGGAGAAATCAGGGATTCGCGTTTGGCAAAGAAATCTCTGCCCAAAAGTGATCACCAGCATGTAGGACAATTGGACCAAGTCGAGCAGCCACCGACGTCGTTGGCGGTGCCGAAACAGACTGgcgatgatgaagatgatgccCTATCGGTCTACTCGTTGAGATCTAAGGCATCGCAACGCTCGAACATATcaaaaatttcgaaaaaatcCTCTCTACATTTGGCAGGGGAAGGCGGCGATGAGGAGGCTCCCCTAAGTGCTCGCAGTAACGCCTCATTGAAGACTATCAAATCAGCAGCTACGGTTAGATCAACGTGCAGTGTCAAATCCCGGGCCACCATCAAGTCCGTGGAGTCAGTCAAGTCTCAGGCCACGCTCAAGTCTCATATGTCGCACAAGTCGCACAAGTCGAATGCCACCCTAAAGTCTCATGTCTCTGGGAAGTCGAGGGCTTCATCCACAGCCAAGTCGCAGGTTAGTCGTCGTTTTGTGGCAGGCGGCGAATCATCCATGCCCCAGAAGAGTCCATCTAGCACAGGACACATGGAGGgcccttgttgttgttcccaGCAGAGTCACATGGAAAATGAGCGCCTGGCTGCCTTGAATGAAGCCCACTACAAGTACGGCAAACTGATTGAGGAGTATAATCACATGCCCGTATCGGAGCCAACATTGCGGGTACGTAATCGAAAGGCTGCCATCGAACGAGAACTCGATCAATTGGACTACGCCATCAATATGTATGATCAGACTCATATGTATTACAAACGCTGA